In Amycolatopsis coloradensis, one genomic interval encodes:
- a CDS encoding RHS repeat-associated core domain-containing protein gives MGNPLVAEVKDSTKAYTGSSLLESAFELKSAIESGDWASVALGAVGTALDALSMAMDPFGAILANGVGWLMEHVGPLKEALDALTGNADEIAANAETWMNIATELGDVGADLAGMVSADLQSWTGVSADAYRAQAKDTVTLLESAKAGCEGASSGVKTAGEVVAAIRALVRDIIAELIGHLISWALQVLFTLGIGLTWVVPQVVNAVAKTASKIANLTKKTVKALQALMPLLKRADDLFDSAAKALKKLQPGKGAPAPKPNKLDEGTTPKSSPDGGGTSPSGAGPGKTDPPPVKSDPPPPPKNETPDGSTTPSGSPPPPPKDRGAPKPETNNRIKDDNTDPGNRVPPKDRGGCGDPIDVATGSMMLTQDDVVFAGVLPLTVSRTHLSSYRLGRFFGTSWASTVDQRIEIEDDGLHLALADGTFLSYPVPLSDRPVLPEFGQRLPLSKVDDGYGVTTPDGTLFFSGPGDTLPLRAIVDGDGHRISVHYDDNGVPRELEHSAGYRLLVESKDGLVTALRLPGAETALRSYRYDERRRLVEIADVAGQPLRFTYDAEGRIVRWEDVNGRWYGYGFDSEGRVVRAQGTGGFLDVDIEYDRENLVTSVTNSLGHVTRYQLDELHRIVAETDPLGHTTRSEIDRFGKLLSRTDALGRTTRWEMDDDGNVVTVLQPDGGRALAEYSAPGRWTSRTGPDGAVWRREYDERGKLVRATDPTGATTTYGYDDAGNVAVVTDALGGVTLIESNAAGLPVSVTDPLGAVTRYTYDEFGQTTSVTDPLGGVTRTRWDGFGEIAEQIDPDGSVWRWNRTTAGSADEAVDARGLAVRTEYSQFDLPTAEIGPDGDRLSYVYDTELRLVSVTNEHGLVWRYDYDPAGNLVGETDFNGRTTRYGYDAAGQMVSRTNSLGQTVVIERDALGRVVARRAGDDVATFTYDGADRMTSARNAHSEVTITYDALGRIVSETLNGRAVRSEYDAIGRRVARRTPSGAESFFAYDAASRPVALRTAGRTMWFEYDPAGREVARRLEGTPVELRQGWDAADRLTSQTVSTGRGVVQHREYGYLLDGLVSSISDSLSGPRSLRVDRAGRVVDVQGQGWRESYGYNLAGAITQAGWPGADPAVGPRRYQGTLMTGAGATSYLHDTEGRTIARREPGRAWTYQWNSDDRLTGVVTPEGERWLYHYDALGRRIAKQHLDVQGRILEQIDFTWDGSKLAEEIRGGTAVVWDLEPGTDRPITQIERIPGQDARFHAVVTDLVGSPSELLDESGEVAWHLHTSLWGKVLSPPGRAYTPLRFPGQYHDPETGLHYNFKRYYDPATGRYLSHDPLGLEPASDSLAYVGNPTDMIDPLGLAPTKPKTGTCSKGARGGGGKTKSSGNRVTKPKPTPGPKKPRRPPQSYLDGTHGAKKREQNRLTAKYDNELKADGREKVSGESHESEHPVPYEAIGRGSGGARGSSHDQKDLENHAWAYQEAKPAHASHIGTGNKGDQDLTEGSAKPSGFKNSQDYRDSERNALEGGDANTAIQLNQLDYAFRDGFKNTDGTLDGKIADDSYHKMIDDAHASGKGLTYSTGPGTTATTPPLSSHDVKELHMTRDTIRDGDWPEEMKRQNRETYEQEVDRIHEETYKKPTKEDWEKLDAGGFGPLDTGKKDPNAMDVD, from the coding sequence GTGGGTAACCCGCTTGTCGCCGAGGTAAAGGACTCGACGAAGGCGTACACCGGCTCGTCACTGCTGGAGTCGGCGTTCGAGCTGAAATCGGCCATCGAAAGCGGCGACTGGGCGTCGGTGGCGCTGGGCGCGGTCGGGACCGCGCTCGACGCGCTGTCGATGGCCATGGACCCTTTCGGCGCGATCCTCGCGAACGGCGTCGGCTGGCTGATGGAGCACGTCGGCCCGCTCAAGGAGGCGCTCGACGCGCTCACCGGCAACGCCGACGAGATCGCCGCGAACGCCGAGACCTGGATGAACATCGCGACCGAACTCGGTGACGTCGGCGCGGATCTGGCCGGGATGGTCTCCGCCGATCTGCAGAGCTGGACCGGGGTCTCGGCCGACGCCTACCGTGCCCAGGCCAAGGACACGGTCACGCTTCTGGAGTCGGCGAAGGCGGGGTGCGAAGGCGCCTCCAGCGGGGTGAAGACGGCGGGTGAGGTCGTCGCCGCCATCCGCGCGCTGGTGCGCGACATCATCGCCGAGCTGATCGGGCATCTGATCAGCTGGGCGCTCCAGGTGCTGTTCACCCTCGGCATCGGCCTGACCTGGGTGGTCCCGCAGGTGGTCAACGCCGTGGCGAAGACCGCGAGCAAGATCGCGAACCTGACGAAGAAGACCGTCAAGGCGCTCCAGGCGCTGATGCCGCTGCTGAAGCGTGCGGACGACCTGTTCGACAGCGCGGCGAAGGCGCTGAAGAAACTCCAGCCGGGCAAGGGTGCGCCCGCACCGAAGCCGAACAAGCTGGACGAAGGCACGACACCCAAGAGCAGCCCCGATGGCGGGGGTACTTCACCGTCCGGCGCGGGGCCCGGCAAGACCGATCCGCCGCCGGTGAAGTCGGATCCGCCGCCTCCGCCGAAGAACGAGACCCCGGACGGATCGACCACGCCGTCCGGCTCACCGCCACCGCCACCCAAGGACCGCGGTGCCCCGAAACCCGAGACGAACAACCGGATCAAGGACGACAACACCGATCCGGGCAACCGTGTGCCGCCCAAGGACCGTGGCGGCTGCGGCGACCCGATCGACGTCGCGACCGGCTCGATGATGCTGACGCAGGACGACGTCGTGTTCGCCGGCGTCCTCCCGCTGACCGTGTCGCGGACACATCTCTCCTCGTACCGCCTCGGCCGCTTCTTCGGCACTTCATGGGCGTCCACTGTGGACCAGCGGATCGAGATCGAGGACGACGGCCTGCACCTCGCGCTCGCCGATGGGACATTTCTTTCTTACCCCGTACCGCTTTCCGACCGTCCTGTACTCCCGGAATTCGGGCAGCGGCTCCCCTTGTCCAAAGTGGACGATGGCTACGGAGTGACCACTCCGGACGGAACACTGTTCTTCTCCGGCCCCGGGGACACCCTTCCCCTGCGCGCGATCGTGGACGGCGACGGCCACCGGATCTCCGTGCACTACGACGACAACGGTGTCCCCCGCGAGCTGGAGCATTCCGCGGGTTACCGCCTGCTCGTCGAGTCGAAGGACGGACTCGTCACGGCCCTCCGGCTGCCCGGCGCGGAAACCGCGCTGCGGAGTTATCGGTACGACGAGCGGCGCCGCCTGGTCGAGATCGCCGACGTCGCCGGTCAGCCCCTGCGGTTCACCTACGACGCCGAGGGCCGGATCGTGCGCTGGGAGGACGTCAACGGGCGCTGGTACGGATACGGCTTCGACTCCGAAGGCCGCGTCGTGCGAGCGCAGGGCACCGGCGGCTTCCTCGACGTCGACATCGAGTACGACCGGGAAAACCTGGTCACCTCGGTCACGAACTCGCTCGGGCACGTCACCCGGTATCAGCTCGACGAACTGCACCGGATCGTCGCGGAGACCGATCCGCTGGGCCATACCACGCGGTCCGAAATCGACCGCTTCGGCAAGCTGCTCAGCCGCACCGACGCCTTGGGCCGCACCACGCGGTGGGAGATGGACGACGACGGGAACGTCGTCACCGTGCTGCAGCCGGACGGCGGCCGCGCGCTCGCCGAGTACTCCGCGCCGGGCCGCTGGACCAGCAGGACCGGGCCGGACGGCGCCGTCTGGCGCCGCGAGTACGACGAGCGGGGAAAGCTCGTGCGTGCCACGGATCCGACCGGCGCCACCACCACCTACGGCTACGACGACGCGGGCAACGTCGCGGTCGTGACCGACGCGCTCGGTGGCGTCACCCTGATCGAGTCGAACGCGGCGGGCCTGCCGGTCTCCGTCACCGACCCGCTCGGCGCGGTCACGCGGTACACCTACGACGAGTTCGGGCAGACCACCTCGGTCACCGACCCGCTCGGCGGCGTCACCCGGACGCGGTGGGACGGCTTCGGCGAGATCGCCGAGCAGATCGACCCCGACGGCTCCGTCTGGCGCTGGAACCGCACCACGGCGGGTTCGGCCGACGAAGCCGTGGACGCCCGCGGGCTCGCGGTGCGCACCGAGTACTCGCAGTTCGACCTGCCCACCGCCGAAATCGGCCCGGACGGCGATCGACTGTCCTATGTGTACGACACCGAGCTGCGACTGGTGTCGGTCACCAACGAACACGGTCTCGTCTGGCGCTACGACTACGACCCGGCCGGGAACCTGGTCGGCGAAACCGATTTCAACGGTCGCACCACCCGCTACGGCTACGACGCCGCAGGGCAGATGGTGTCGCGTACCAACAGTCTCGGCCAGACGGTCGTCATCGAACGCGACGCGCTCGGCCGGGTCGTCGCTCGCCGGGCGGGCGACGACGTCGCCACGTTCACCTACGACGGCGCCGACCGGATGACCTCGGCACGCAACGCGCATTCCGAAGTCACCATCACCTACGACGCGCTGGGCCGGATCGTCTCGGAAACCCTCAACGGCCGGGCAGTCCGCTCGGAATACGACGCCATCGGCCGTCGCGTCGCGCGGCGCACCCCTTCGGGCGCCGAGTCGTTCTTCGCCTACGACGCGGCGAGCCGCCCCGTCGCGCTGCGGACCGCCGGGCGCACCATGTGGTTCGAGTACGACCCGGCAGGCCGGGAAGTGGCGCGGCGGCTGGAGGGCACGCCGGTCGAGCTGCGCCAAGGCTGGGACGCCGCCGACAGGCTGACCTCCCAGACCGTCTCCACCGGAAGGGGTGTCGTCCAGCACCGCGAGTACGGCTACCTGCTGGACGGGCTCGTCTCGTCGATCTCGGATTCGCTGTCCGGGCCGCGGTCGCTGCGAGTCGACCGGGCGGGCCGCGTGGTCGACGTCCAGGGTCAGGGCTGGCGGGAGAGTTACGGCTACAACCTCGCGGGCGCGATCACGCAGGCGGGCTGGCCGGGTGCGGATCCGGCCGTCGGACCGCGGCGCTACCAGGGCACCCTGATGACAGGCGCCGGGGCGACGTCGTACCTGCACGACACCGAGGGCCGTACGATCGCGCGCCGCGAACCCGGCCGCGCCTGGACGTATCAGTGGAATTCCGACGACCGGCTGACCGGCGTGGTCACCCCCGAAGGCGAGCGCTGGCTCTACCACTACGACGCGCTCGGACGGCGGATCGCCAAGCAGCACCTCGACGTCCAAGGCCGGATCCTCGAACAGATCGACTTCACCTGGGACGGCTCGAAGCTCGCCGAAGAGATCCGCGGCGGCACCGCCGTCGTCTGGGACCTGGAGCCGGGCACGGACCGGCCCATCACGCAGATCGAACGGATCCCCGGACAGGACGCCCGGTTCCACGCCGTCGTCACCGACCTCGTCGGATCACCGAGCGAACTGCTCGACGAATCCGGCGAGGTCGCCTGGCATCTGCACACCTCGTTGTGGGGCAAGGTGCTTTCGCCGCCGGGGCGGGCGTACACGCCGTTGCGCTTCCCCGGCCAGTACCACGACCCGGAAACCGGGCTGCACTACAACTTCAAGCGCTACTACGACCCGGCGACCGGGCGATACCTCTCGCACGACCCGCTCGGCCTCGAACCGGCGTCGGACTCGCTGGCCTACGTCGGCAACCCGACGGACATGATCGACCCGCTCGGCCTGGCGCCGACGAAACCGAAGACGGGCACCTGCTCCAAGGGTGCCCGCGGGGGCGGCGGCAAGACGAAATCGTCGGGCAACCGGGTCACCAAGCCGAAGCCGACGCCTGGACCGAAGAAGCCGAGGCGTCCGCCACAGAGCTACCTCGACGGCACGCACGGCGCGAAGAAGCGTGAGCAGAACCGGCTCACGGCGAAGTACGACAACGAACTCAAGGCCGACGGCCGGGAGAAGGTCTCCGGAGAGTCCCACGAGTCCGAGCACCCGGTCCCCTACGAGGCGATCGGCCGTGGCAGTGGCGGCGCACGGGGTTCGAGTCACGACCAAAAGGACCTGGAGAACCACGCTTGGGCGTATCAGGAGGCCAAACCCGCGCACGCGTCGCATATCGGTACCGGTAACAAGGGCGACCAAGACCTGACCGAAGGTTCGGCGAAGCCGAGCGGCTTCAAGAACAGTCAGGACTACCGCGACTCCGAGCGCAACGCGCTGGAAGGCGGCGACGCGAACACCGCGATCCAGCTCAACCAGCTCGACTACGCGTTCCGGGACGGGTTCAAGAACACCGACGGCACCCTCGACGGCAAGATCGCGGACGACTCGTACCACAAGATGATCGACGACGCGCACGCCAGCGGTAAGGGCCTCACCTACTCGACCGGTCCCGGGACGACCGCGACCACGCCGCCGCTGTCCAGCCACGACGTCAAGGAACTGCACATGACCCGGGACACCATCCGGGACGGGGACTGGCCCGAGGAGATGAAGCGGCAGAACCGCGAGACCTACGAGCAGGAAGTCGATCGGATCCACGAAGAGACGTACAAGAAGCCGACCAAGGAGGACTGGGAAAAGCTCGACGCCGGCGGCTTCGGACCGCTCGACACCGGCAAGAAGGACCCGAACGCGATGGACGTGGACTGA
- a CDS encoding YbaB/EbfC family nucleoid-associated protein, producing MTGGNELGELMLDPDEAQRKMDRWAAGLEEKAQRYAAAQERTEQLRLTASSSDGAVKITVGADGGVTDIEFGNKARTYPLEELSRQILQTMHKAQSGIAGQVAEVMQESLGDEDQETRALMIGTLRSRFPEIEEEESSDPPAPPASSEDTPPPPQAPREKRHEAPDDEENSPW from the coding sequence GTGACCGGCGGGAACGAGCTCGGCGAGCTCATGCTGGACCCCGACGAGGCCCAGCGCAAAATGGACCGATGGGCCGCGGGGCTGGAAGAGAAGGCCCAGCGTTACGCGGCCGCGCAGGAGCGGACGGAGCAGCTGCGGCTGACCGCGTCCAGCTCCGACGGCGCCGTCAAGATCACCGTCGGGGCCGACGGCGGCGTGACGGACATCGAGTTCGGGAACAAGGCCAGGACCTATCCGCTGGAGGAACTGTCGCGGCAGATCCTCCAGACCATGCACAAGGCGCAGTCCGGGATCGCGGGCCAGGTCGCCGAGGTCATGCAGGAATCGCTCGGCGACGAGGACCAGGAGACCAGGGCGCTGATGATCGGCACCCTGCGCAGCCGCTTCCCCGAGATCGAAGAGGAAGAGTCTTCGGACCCGCCCGCTCCCCCGGCGTCGTCCGAAGACACGCCGCCCCCGCCGCAAGCGCCTCGCGAGAAGCGTCACGAAGCGCCGGACGACGAGGAAAACTCGCCCTGGTGA
- a CDS encoding type VII secretion target: MTASFEVDPDDLTAHASHLDGLVDRLNTAHAATGSAMSADAYGLLCAFLPPIVNPAGERAAETIKAAAEGIQATADNVRTAAKSYVDGDKTNAEPFKADFKALDIGGRQ, translated from the coding sequence GTGACGGCTTCGTTCGAAGTCGATCCGGACGACCTGACCGCGCACGCGAGCCATCTCGACGGGCTCGTGGACCGGCTGAACACCGCGCACGCCGCGACCGGTTCGGCGATGTCGGCGGACGCGTACGGCCTGCTGTGCGCGTTCCTGCCGCCGATCGTCAACCCGGCGGGCGAACGCGCGGCGGAGACGATCAAGGCGGCCGCGGAAGGGATCCAGGCGACCGCCGACAACGTCCGCACCGCAGCCAAGTCCTATGTAGACGGTGACAAGACCAACGCGGAACCGTTCAAGGCGGACTTCAAGGCCTTGGACATCGGAGGAAGGCAGTGA